A window of Longibacter salinarum contains these coding sequences:
- a CDS encoding NUDIX hydrolase — protein MSIELSVSGHEQAYVCGFCFDSDRQTVILIEKSKPDWQAGRYNGVGGKVEPGETASEAMRREFYEEAGVELPATGDGPDVWIPFCILGWGEGEGPGDGAGQVVFFRAISDVAVRDVRTVETEPIRRIALGDVLRPGTVRSQCLPNLRWLIPLALDPDDTVVRGRIGGSLRAEPAD, from the coding sequence ATGTCGATCGAGCTCTCCGTGTCAGGCCACGAACAAGCGTATGTCTGTGGGTTCTGCTTCGACTCCGATCGCCAGACCGTAATTCTCATCGAGAAGAGCAAGCCGGACTGGCAGGCGGGTCGCTACAACGGGGTGGGGGGAAAGGTGGAGCCCGGTGAAACCGCTAGCGAGGCGATGAGACGCGAGTTCTACGAGGAAGCCGGTGTCGAGCTACCGGCAACCGGTGACGGCCCCGACGTCTGGATACCGTTTTGCATTCTCGGCTGGGGCGAAGGAGAGGGGCCGGGGGACGGAGCGGGCCAGGTTGTCTTCTTTCGTGCGATTTCCGACGTAGCGGTTCGCGACGTGCGCACCGTCGAGACGGAACCCATACGGCGGATAGCGCTAGGCGACGTGCTACGCCCCGGCACCGTCCGGTCGCAGTGTCTTCCGAATCTACGCTGGCTTATCCCGCTTGCTCTCGACCCGGACGATACTGTCGTGCGGGGACGGATCGGCGGTTCACTGCGTGCAGAGCCGGCTGATTGA
- the tilS gene encoding tRNA lysidine(34) synthetase TilS encodes MTDLRNTVRKVAAEHNLWPGDSSVVVGVSGGVDSMVLLDVLNDVLVPSRRLVVVHVNYGLRDGASRDEELVRNRCQTFGSSVDFIAFHPDMSSAAHEGSLQRVARDVRYDLFRRVANERDAATVVVAHHRQDQAETVLLRLFRGAGPEALAGMKWLRPLRDDATVQLARPLLDTSPAEIRAYATEHSVPWREDPTNMEGPYARAKLRTTILPSIEEAFPGATDRIAHAGTLLRQISDATLEPERQRWVEAITEERGGTIVLCESALHSAPEVWADRVILDVLRSTIPGAPRTAAVAREVRSLLDSQVGSRVELGQGTVWRDRGGLRIVASRAERVSPMSLSPGSPVTTPFGRITMSVEERLPETDIDDLIGESAREAVMDADALGENVVVRSWEDGDRIQPLGMKGSKGVADVMTDARVPPHERARTLVVTVPEHIVWVVGHRIHHAFRVRDRTTRCARLRFVPGNRRE; translated from the coding sequence ATGACTGATCTGCGAAATACCGTTCGGAAGGTTGCGGCCGAGCACAATTTATGGCCCGGGGATTCGTCTGTGGTCGTCGGGGTTAGCGGTGGCGTCGACTCGATGGTTCTTCTCGACGTGCTGAACGACGTGCTCGTGCCCAGTCGCCGACTCGTCGTGGTACACGTCAACTATGGGCTGCGAGATGGAGCCTCGCGGGACGAGGAGCTGGTGCGAAATCGTTGTCAGACGTTCGGGTCCTCGGTCGACTTCATCGCGTTCCATCCCGATATGTCATCCGCGGCCCACGAGGGGTCGCTGCAGCGGGTAGCTCGAGACGTGAGGTATGATCTTTTCCGACGTGTCGCGAATGAACGGGATGCTGCGACGGTCGTCGTAGCGCACCATCGTCAGGATCAGGCTGAGACGGTGCTGCTTCGGCTGTTTCGGGGCGCAGGACCTGAGGCGCTTGCAGGGATGAAGTGGCTCCGACCGTTGCGCGACGACGCCACGGTCCAACTCGCGCGTCCGTTGCTCGACACCTCACCAGCCGAGATCCGAGCGTACGCGACTGAGCATTCGGTGCCCTGGCGCGAGGATCCGACGAACATGGAAGGTCCATACGCCCGAGCGAAGCTCAGGACGACCATCCTACCGTCGATCGAAGAAGCATTTCCGGGTGCAACGGACCGCATCGCTCATGCGGGGACGCTCCTCCGCCAAATCTCAGACGCGACGCTTGAGCCTGAACGACAGCGCTGGGTGGAAGCGATCACGGAAGAGCGGGGAGGGACGATCGTGCTTTGCGAATCGGCCCTGCATTCGGCACCGGAGGTCTGGGCTGATCGAGTTATTCTCGATGTGTTGCGATCGACCATCCCGGGGGCTCCACGGACAGCTGCTGTAGCACGAGAGGTGAGAAGTTTGTTAGACTCTCAGGTTGGGAGTCGTGTGGAGTTGGGGCAAGGAACGGTCTGGCGCGATCGCGGCGGTTTACGCATCGTAGCGAGCCGAGCTGAGCGCGTTTCGCCGATGTCGCTCTCGCCCGGATCTCCCGTGACGACGCCGTTCGGACGAATCACGATGTCGGTCGAGGAGCGCCTACCAGAAACAGACATTGACGATCTCATCGGTGAGTCGGCCAGGGAAGCCGTTATGGATGCTGACGCCCTTGGAGAAAACGTGGTCGTTCGGAGCTGGGAAGATGGGGACCGGATTCAGCCGCTGGGCATGAAGGGGAGTAAGGGTGTAGCAGATGTTATGACGGATGCTCGGGTTCCACCTCATGAGCGAGCGCGTACGCTCGTCGTCACCGTGCCTGAGCATATCGTCTGGGTGGTCGGGCATCGGATTCACCACGCGTTCCGCGTACGCGATCGGACGACACGATGCGCCCGCTTGCGCTTCGTCCCCGGCAACCGTCGTGAGTAA
- a CDS encoding DUF4252 domain-containing protein, whose product MRRLSAFSWIPILAIIAGLGFMLDPAQSQPTSDDDLAAQAGYVDFSGIDSWFDAEASTEVDIRGPLVNLVAQAAESSDPDFASMMGDVVAIQVRGYPLPEDRVKDIRSRTNQLAQSLEDSGWSRVIYVREEGEQVSIYIQKSGDRIAGLTLLSTKPGKESVYVNIVGSLSPDQIAALGRGLNVSALEQVDVSRNSPN is encoded by the coding sequence ATGCGACGCCTCTCAGCTTTTTCCTGGATCCCGATTCTCGCAATTATTGCGGGTCTCGGCTTCATGCTCGACCCCGCTCAGTCTCAACCCACGTCGGACGACGACCTCGCCGCACAGGCGGGCTACGTTGACTTCTCTGGAATCGACAGCTGGTTTGACGCGGAAGCCTCCACGGAAGTCGACATTCGCGGACCACTCGTCAATCTCGTTGCGCAGGCAGCCGAGTCGTCCGACCCTGACTTTGCCAGTATGATGGGTGATGTCGTGGCGATCCAGGTTCGGGGCTACCCGCTTCCTGAAGATCGAGTCAAGGACATTCGTTCGCGCACGAACCAGCTCGCGCAGTCTCTCGAAGATAGCGGTTGGTCTCGTGTCATCTACGTTCGCGAAGAGGGCGAGCAAGTTAGCATCTACATTCAGAAATCCGGCGACCGCATTGCCGGCTTGACCCTCCTGTCGACGAAGCCCGGAAAAGAGAGTGTCTACGTGAACATCGTTGGCTCGCTCTCGCCCGATCAGATCGCCGCCCTCGGGCGCGGACTGAATGTGTCGGCGCTCGAACAGGTCGACGTCAGTCGAAATTCGCCGAACTAG
- the mutL gene encoding DNA mismatch repair endonuclease MutL produces the protein MSDESSSRAATSSESDGIIRQMSDTLANKIAAGEVVQRPASVAKELIENAVDAGASSIDLIIKDAGSTLVQVIDDGCGMSRADARRCFDRHATSKIRSIEDLDRIRTLGFRGEALASIASISQVDLKTKRVEDDVGTDVRVEGGDVVHVQPCAAPNGTSIAVRNLFYNVPARRNFLKTPATELKHLTDTFRFLSLAHPGIAFRMEHKDRSLYDLPSISTDGGPLAALRQRVVDLMELDDDRSLLNVEDEASQVSVRGLVIDPTAGRRKKKGDQFLFVNERYVEDRYLSHAVRKAYGDLLPEKAFPFFALFLEMDPRRVDVNVHPTKAEVKFEDESGIYGFLKSAVRQALATANHTPRFQSGRTDLSSASRSSDESASRSGGTSSPSSAPDSDTSDDESSRPRFRGTPTSFQPRSGGGGASGESRSRRRKTFRSADSLDEASSGSEGGPSGSGTRRRSPGGSPSTDHTRSSPSRDASDAQAGELTHELYRQPEDGEASIGPVWSLHGQYLITPTEHGLLMIDQRAAHVRVLYEQALGQLRSDGSGESQQLLFPQTVELDSVEDAMIDDWMPELKALGFDLERLSGRTVQVRGVPVHVRGEDESTILQTVMDQLREGTSLPAEERKEHIAKTLAHQSAVQRGQELSREERRSLIRRLMSCEMPYADPSGTPTTLDVSMEEIEQRFRQ, from the coding sequence GTGAGTGACGAATCGTCTTCGCGTGCCGCCACCTCTTCGGAGTCGGACGGAATCATTCGCCAGATGTCGGACACGCTGGCGAATAAGATCGCGGCCGGTGAGGTTGTCCAGCGCCCGGCCTCTGTGGCAAAAGAGTTGATTGAGAACGCGGTCGACGCCGGGGCGTCTTCGATCGACCTGATCATCAAGGATGCGGGAAGCACGCTCGTCCAGGTCATCGATGACGGCTGCGGAATGAGCCGGGCCGACGCGCGTCGCTGCTTCGATCGCCATGCAACGAGCAAGATTCGCTCGATCGAAGACCTCGACCGGATCCGTACGCTCGGTTTTCGGGGCGAGGCGCTCGCTTCCATCGCGTCCATCTCGCAGGTTGACCTGAAGACGAAACGCGTTGAGGATGATGTGGGCACGGACGTTCGTGTCGAAGGCGGCGATGTCGTGCACGTCCAACCCTGTGCGGCGCCGAACGGCACGTCCATCGCCGTTCGCAACCTGTTTTACAACGTCCCCGCGCGGCGCAACTTCCTCAAAACGCCAGCGACGGAACTGAAGCATCTGACCGACACCTTTCGGTTCCTCAGTCTGGCACATCCGGGCATAGCGTTTCGGATGGAGCACAAGGACCGGTCCCTGTACGACCTGCCGTCGATCTCGACGGATGGTGGGCCGTTGGCGGCGTTGCGTCAACGCGTTGTCGACCTCATGGAGCTGGACGACGACCGGTCACTCCTGAATGTCGAGGATGAGGCAAGCCAGGTGTCCGTACGCGGTCTCGTGATCGATCCGACCGCAGGACGAAGGAAGAAGAAGGGAGATCAGTTCCTCTTCGTGAACGAGCGGTACGTCGAAGATCGCTACCTGAGTCATGCGGTCCGCAAGGCCTACGGAGATCTCCTCCCCGAAAAGGCGTTTCCATTCTTCGCGCTGTTCCTCGAGATGGATCCGCGCCGCGTCGATGTGAACGTGCATCCGACGAAGGCCGAGGTCAAGTTCGAGGATGAGAGTGGGATCTACGGCTTTCTGAAGTCGGCCGTGCGTCAGGCGCTCGCGACGGCGAATCACACACCGCGTTTTCAATCTGGCAGGACGGACTTGTCCAGCGCAAGCCGATCGTCTGATGAGTCTGCATCGCGATCTGGCGGGACCTCGTCGCCGTCGTCGGCCCCCGATTCGGACACATCTGATGACGAGTCCAGCCGTCCCCGCTTCCGTGGCACGCCCACGTCGTTTCAGCCACGAAGCGGCGGGGGCGGAGCTTCCGGGGAATCCCGTTCGAGGCGCAGGAAGACGTTCCGGTCCGCAGACAGCCTCGATGAGGCATCGTCCGGGTCGGAAGGAGGGCCGAGTGGATCAGGGACGAGGCGTCGATCACCGGGCGGGTCTCCGTCGACCGATCACACCCGATCGTCACCGAGTCGGGACGCGTCGGACGCTCAGGCGGGGGAGTTGACGCACGAGTTATACCGCCAGCCGGAAGACGGCGAGGCCTCCATCGGGCCCGTGTGGTCGCTCCACGGCCAGTATTTGATTACACCGACCGAGCACGGCTTGCTCATGATCGACCAGCGGGCGGCGCACGTGCGCGTCCTGTACGAGCAGGCTTTAGGCCAGCTACGGTCCGACGGCTCCGGAGAGTCGCAGCAGCTTCTCTTTCCGCAGACGGTCGAACTTGACTCGGTCGAGGATGCTATGATCGACGACTGGATGCCGGAACTGAAAGCGCTCGGGTTTGACCTCGAAAGGCTGAGTGGTCGAACGGTTCAGGTGCGCGGGGTGCCCGTTCACGTTCGGGGTGAGGACGAGTCGACCATTCTGCAGACCGTCATGGACCAGCTGCGGGAGGGCACGTCGCTACCCGCGGAGGAGCGAAAGGAGCATATTGCGAAAACCCTTGCGCACCAGAGTGCCGTTCAGCGAGGGCAAGAGCTGAGCCGGGAGGAGCGGCGGTCGCTGATCCGACGCTTGATGTCGTGCGAGATGCCGTACGCCGATCCGAGCGGAACGCCCACGACGCTCGACGTGTCGATGGAGGAAATCGAGCAACGATTCCGCCAGTAA
- the ansA gene encoding asparaginase, translating to MNRSPRIFIAYTGGTIGMRRTASGGYAPASEYLQRRMQQLPLFQEDAVPDYDVYEFDPLLDSSNMTPSHWLEIAEVIQANWDDYDGFLVVHGTDTMSFTASALSFMLDPLDKPVVLTGSQIPLSETRNDAQGNLLTSLLLLGAYSDRLPGVYLFFDDHLYRGNRTTKVNADAFAAFDSPNFPPVGRVGINVEIDWGLVPDAGGPAPVPSVVELGTASVTAFRIFPGLDPDSLRNLLSPPVQGVVLECFGSGNAPDQNEAFLKTLRDATERGVVIVAVTQPLRGTADLNLYATGRALQDAGVVSGFDITTEAALAKLYYLFEQGLPEDEVRDLMQENLRGELTPPEETPAALGKTRRRLAGYR from the coding sequence ATGAATCGATCTCCGCGCATCTTTATCGCCTACACCGGTGGAACCATTGGGATGCGCAGAACGGCGAGTGGGGGATACGCACCGGCTTCGGAATACCTGCAGCGCCGCATGCAGCAGCTTCCGCTGTTTCAGGAAGACGCCGTCCCGGACTACGACGTCTATGAGTTCGACCCGCTGCTCGACAGCTCGAACATGACGCCTTCGCACTGGCTGGAGATTGCCGAGGTGATCCAGGCGAACTGGGATGACTACGACGGCTTCCTGGTGGTGCACGGCACCGACACGATGTCGTTCACCGCGAGCGCTCTGTCGTTCATGCTGGATCCTCTCGACAAACCGGTCGTCTTGACCGGCTCGCAAATCCCGCTCTCGGAAACGCGAAACGACGCGCAGGGCAACCTGCTCACGTCGCTTCTTTTGCTCGGCGCCTACAGCGACCGGTTGCCGGGCGTGTATCTCTTCTTCGACGATCACCTGTATCGCGGAAACCGCACCACGAAGGTGAACGCGGATGCATTCGCGGCTTTCGACAGTCCAAACTTCCCACCGGTTGGACGCGTCGGCATCAATGTCGAAATCGACTGGGGGCTCGTGCCGGATGCTGGAGGACCGGCCCCCGTGCCTTCCGTGGTTGAGCTCGGAACGGCGTCGGTGACCGCGTTCCGCATCTTTCCAGGTCTCGATCCCGACTCTCTTCGCAACCTCCTGTCCCCGCCAGTGCAGGGCGTCGTCCTTGAGTGCTTCGGATCGGGGAACGCGCCTGATCAGAATGAGGCGTTCCTAAAGACGCTCCGAGACGCGACCGAACGCGGCGTGGTGATCGTGGCCGTCACGCAGCCGCTACGGGGCACGGCAGACCTCAACCTGTACGCAACGGGGCGGGCGCTGCAGGACGCGGGCGTCGTGAGCGGCTTCGACATTACAACCGAAGCAGCCCTCGCGAAGCTCTACTACCTCTTCGAGCAGGGCCTTCCGGAAGACGAGGTCCGCGATCTCATGCAGGAGAATCTTCGCGGGGAGCTCACCCCACCGGAAGAAACGCCCGCGGCTCTCGGAAAGACGCGACGTCGTCTCGCCGGGTACAGGTAG
- a CDS encoding RNA polymerase sigma factor, with product MDSFEQQVHQYQDRVYGFACYFLKNETAAKDVTQDVFIKYWEHYDDIDQDRAIGWLLRVTKNACIDVIRKRKTRRKSVTVDSESLDRAESITPSPHAEAESSDFQEHLDRALDEVDEPYRSVVILREIQNLKYKEIAEALDMPINTVKVYIHRGRKKLRKQLAEVLDHETA from the coding sequence GTGGACTCCTTCGAACAACAGGTGCACCAGTACCAGGATCGCGTCTACGGCTTTGCCTGCTATTTCCTTAAGAACGAGACAGCAGCCAAAGATGTCACCCAGGACGTGTTCATCAAGTACTGGGAACACTACGACGACATCGACCAGGATCGGGCGATCGGATGGCTTTTACGAGTCACCAAGAATGCCTGCATCGACGTGATCCGAAAGCGCAAAACGCGCCGCAAGTCGGTCACGGTCGACAGCGAGAGCCTCGACCGGGCTGAGTCGATTACTCCGTCCCCACATGCTGAAGCAGAGTCCTCCGATTTCCAGGAGCACCTGGACCGGGCACTCGATGAAGTAGATGAACCGTATCGCAGTGTAGTAATTCTGCGCGAGATCCAGAATCTGAAGTATAAGGAGATCGCGGAGGCACTGGACATGCCGATTAATACGGTGAAGGTCTACATCCACCGTGGACGGAAGAAACTTCGCAAACAACTCGCAGAGGTACTTGATCATGAGACAGCCTGA
- the hpt gene encoding hypoxanthine phosphoribosyltransferase: protein MSTTRDLTEAPAQTHEQTITCRGERFRLYLDSDRIQKRIAEIGRQISNEYEGKTPILISVLNGAFMFTADLMRTIDIDCEVDFIKLSSYGDEKVSSGQVHELKSVDANLEGRDVIVIEDIVDTGLSMQFMMNRLADYNPKSVRVASLLHKPASTEPDLTLDYVGFEIPDLFVIGYGLDYGQIARNLPDIYILDEK from the coding sequence ATGTCCACTACGCGTGACCTTACCGAGGCGCCTGCCCAGACGCATGAACAGACCATCACCTGTCGCGGTGAGCGGTTCCGTCTTTATCTCGACAGCGATCGAATCCAGAAGCGTATCGCGGAGATCGGCCGCCAGATCAGTAACGAGTACGAAGGAAAAACGCCGATCCTCATTAGCGTGCTCAACGGCGCGTTCATGTTTACCGCTGATCTGATGCGGACCATCGACATCGACTGCGAGGTGGACTTCATCAAGCTGTCGTCCTACGGAGATGAGAAGGTGAGTTCCGGCCAGGTTCACGAACTCAAGAGTGTCGACGCAAATCTTGAGGGACGGGATGTCATCGTTATCGAGGACATCGTCGACACCGGTTTGTCGATGCAGTTCATGATGAACCGGCTGGCCGATTATAACCCGAAGTCAGTGCGTGTCGCTTCACTCCTTCACAAGCCGGCCTCCACAGAGCCTGATCTCACGCTTGATTACGTCGGCTTCGAAATCCCGGACCTTTTCGTGATCGGCTACGGCCTGGATTACGGCCAAATCGCGAGGAATCTGCCGGATATCTACATTCTTGACGAAAAATGA
- a CDS encoding tryptophanase: protein MKTIIEPFRIKAVEPIRMTTRAQRQELIEAAHYNLFSLKSEDVIIDLLTDSGTSAMSAAQWAGIMQGDESYAGSPSFHRFEAAVKELMPFKHVIPTHQGRAAERILMEVVASEGHVIPSNTHFDTTRANVESTGAEALDLVISEGRDPELEHPFKGNIDTKRLNALLSERGDDVPLVMLTITNNSGGGQPVSMANIREAKAVCAEHDTPLFLDACRFAENAYFIKQREDGYGDKSIPDIVREMFSHADGMTMSAKKDALVNIGGWLALNDDTWAMHARNQLILTEGFPTYGGLAGRDLEAIAIGLKEIVEEDYLEYRMASTRYLGRALTEMGVPIVRPVGGHAVYIDAKSLLPHIPPLEYPGQALAVALYLTGGIRGCEIGSVMFGRQADGSEEPAAMELVRLAIPRRVYTQSHVDYVIEVFEDVYDRRDELSGYTITEEPPQLRHFTCHFEPKG, encoded by the coding sequence ATGAAGACCATCATTGAGCCGTTTCGGATCAAAGCCGTCGAGCCTATCCGGATGACCACCCGGGCTCAGCGACAGGAACTAATCGAAGCCGCTCATTACAACCTGTTCTCGCTGAAGTCAGAGGATGTCATCATCGACCTGCTGACGGATTCCGGCACCTCTGCGATGAGCGCGGCACAGTGGGCAGGAATCATGCAAGGGGACGAAAGCTATGCGGGCTCCCCGTCCTTTCACCGATTCGAGGCCGCGGTGAAAGAGTTGATGCCCTTCAAGCACGTCATCCCGACGCACCAGGGTCGGGCAGCCGAGCGGATTCTCATGGAGGTCGTGGCGTCGGAGGGCCATGTCATCCCTTCGAACACGCACTTCGACACCACACGCGCTAACGTGGAGTCCACGGGCGCGGAAGCGCTCGATCTCGTCATTTCGGAGGGACGCGACCCGGAACTGGAGCATCCCTTCAAGGGAAACATCGACACCAAGCGCCTCAACGCACTTCTTTCGGAACGTGGAGACGACGTCCCGCTGGTTATGCTGACCATCACGAACAACTCCGGCGGGGGGCAGCCGGTCTCCATGGCGAATATTCGTGAGGCCAAAGCCGTCTGTGCGGAACACGACACGCCGCTTTTTCTCGACGCCTGCCGCTTTGCGGAGAACGCCTACTTCATCAAGCAGCGTGAAGACGGATACGGCGACAAAAGCATCCCGGACATCGTCCGCGAGATGTTCTCGCATGCCGACGGCATGACCATGAGTGCCAAGAAAGATGCCCTGGTCAACATTGGCGGGTGGTTGGCTCTCAACGACGACACATGGGCCATGCACGCACGCAACCAGCTCATTTTGACCGAAGGGTTTCCGACGTACGGGGGCCTCGCCGGACGCGATCTGGAAGCCATCGCCATTGGGCTGAAAGAGATCGTCGAGGAGGATTATCTCGAATACAGAATGGCCTCCACGCGGTACCTCGGTCGCGCGCTGACGGAGATGGGCGTGCCGATTGTTCGACCCGTTGGCGGTCACGCCGTTTATATCGACGCGAAGTCACTGCTGCCTCATATCCCTCCCCTGGAGTATCCTGGACAGGCGCTCGCCGTGGCTCTCTACCTTACCGGCGGCATCCGGGGATGTGAAATCGGATCGGTCATGTTCGGCCGGCAGGCAGACGGCAGTGAAGAGCCGGCCGCGATGGAGCTTGTTCGGCTTGCTATCCCACGGCGCGTCTACACGCAGAGCCACGTCGACTACGTGATCGAGGTATTTGAAGACGTCTACGACCGGCGAGACGAACTTAGCGGCTACACCATCACAGAAGAACCGCCGCAACTCCGCCACTTCACCTGCCACTTCGAACCGAAAGGCTAA
- a CDS encoding nucleoside-diphosphate sugar epimerase/dehydratase, with translation MEQSKDRSVPEDQRMHRPSSIARGKVGGTGQIINFVQWAERVLSSTAHVAVLDLIIGTASFGAALYLHGLVALPSGVWAIPLVAWAPVVASGKTGIFRLMGLHHTLWRYAGTPDITRLLGAVVLGAAAAGGWLSMVVVAGYPTVSVDAILLVVLTDAIIIAGAMVVTRVCVRAGYRVVSTHTDTSEAVSVLIVGLGAESEFALRALRQKAKSGRVVRGFIGEAEDHGYLMQGLPVIGGEENVREAVVDLSIDEIIVPSTASRDRSESVQQVVSKPEAMDVSVVRFAVDVSSASGVTDNQEAQTITREATAKPPV, from the coding sequence ATGGAGCAGTCTAAAGACCGTTCGGTACCAGAGGATCAGCGCATGCATCGGCCGTCATCTATTGCGCGCGGAAAGGTCGGTGGAACGGGGCAAATCATCAATTTTGTGCAATGGGCCGAGCGCGTTCTCTCTTCCACGGCTCATGTTGCCGTTCTCGACCTCATCATTGGCACAGCTTCGTTCGGGGCGGCACTGTATCTGCATGGTCTGGTCGCTCTTCCGTCTGGAGTATGGGCCATTCCCTTGGTGGCCTGGGCGCCGGTCGTGGCATCAGGGAAAACGGGAATATTTCGACTGATGGGTCTGCATCATACCCTCTGGCGATACGCTGGCACACCAGACATCACGCGTCTCTTGGGGGCTGTTGTGCTTGGTGCCGCTGCCGCTGGAGGTTGGCTGTCAATGGTCGTCGTGGCTGGTTATCCCACGGTCTCGGTCGACGCGATCTTGCTCGTCGTTCTCACGGACGCCATTATTATCGCCGGGGCGATGGTGGTAACGCGCGTATGCGTTCGTGCAGGCTACCGGGTCGTATCAACGCATACGGACACGTCAGAGGCTGTCTCGGTGCTTATCGTCGGCCTGGGCGCGGAGAGTGAGTTTGCACTGCGCGCGCTGCGTCAGAAGGCGAAGTCCGGGCGTGTCGTCCGAGGCTTTATCGGTGAAGCGGAGGATCATGGCTATCTAATGCAGGGCTTGCCCGTGATTGGAGGCGAAGAAAACGTTCGGGAGGCCGTTGTCGATCTATCTATCGACGAAATCATCGTCCCGTCTACGGCTTCCCGCGATCGATCGGAATCGGTACAGCAGGTGGTTTCTAAGCCGGAAGCTATGGACGTATCGGTCGTCCGGTTTGCCGTCGATGTGTCCTCGGCTTCCGGTGTGACGGACAATCAGGAGGCCCAGACGATAACGCGGGAAGCGACCGCGAAGCCACCGGTCTGA